TTCGACCAGCGCCGATAAAGTTCGCCGCATCCCACCGACGTTCCGATCAGCAGCACCGCCAGCACGAACTTCGCCGACAGCGGATGCCACAGTGCGTCGCCCAGAAACGCGAACAGGATCGTCCCCGGGATCATCCCGATCACGCTCGCCCAAAAATAATCGCGAAACGCAATCGGCGACGCGCCAGCCAGCAGATTCAGCGCGTTGTACGGTATTACCGGCACAACTCGCAGATAGAAAATGATCTGAAAGCCGTGCCGCGCGATCTTTTGCATCATCGTCTGGAAACGTTCGCCGACAATTCCCTGTACAAACGACTTGCCGAGAAAGCGGCCCGCGCCGAACGCCACCAACGCTCCGATGTCCGCACCGATCAGCGAATATATCGCCCCCCAAAATGTGCCGAATGCCAGCCCGCCTGCGATCGTCATCACCGCGCCGGGAATCAGAAACGACGGCCCGACCGCGTACAGCAGCACAAATATCGCCGGCCCCCACACGCCCCACGCCAGCACCTCGACCTTGACCATCTTCGGGTCGCGGAACCATTCCGAATGCGCGAGCAAGAGCCAGATCGAGCCGCCGACCAGGACCACGATGATCGCGATCTTCAGAAAATTGGTGAGTCTCGATCCGCGGCCGGTGGTCTTCCCCGCGGCGCTTCCAAATGGTTTGACGGCGGCCATGAAA
This genomic stretch from Candidatus Binatus sp. harbors:
- a CDS encoding TVP38/TMEM64 family protein, with protein sequence MAAVKPFGSAAGKTTGRGSRLTNFLKIAIIVVLVGGSIWLLLAHSEWFRDPKMVKVEVLAWGVWGPAIFVLLYAVGPSFLIPGAVMTIAGGLAFGTFWGAIYSLIGADIGALVAFGAGRFLGKSFVQGIVGERFQTMMQKIARHGFQIIFYLRVVPVIPYNALNLLAGASPIAFRDYFWASVIGMIPGTILFAFLGDALWHPLSAKFVLAVLLIGTSVGCGELYRRWS